The following proteins come from a genomic window of Synechococcus sp. BIOS-E4-1:
- a CDS encoding urease subunit beta, protein MTPLIPGELLCEPGEIELNAGRPTTTISVANSGDRPVQVGSHFHFAEANAALQFDRAAARGQRLDIPAGTAIRFEPGDSRDVNLIPFAGARRVIGFNGRINGPLDA, encoded by the coding sequence ATGACCCCCTTGATTCCTGGCGAACTTCTCTGCGAACCCGGCGAGATCGAACTCAATGCGGGCCGGCCCACCACCACCATCAGCGTTGCCAACAGCGGTGATCGACCTGTGCAGGTGGGCTCTCATTTCCACTTTGCGGAAGCCAATGCAGCCCTCCAGTTCGATCGAGCCGCGGCCCGCGGCCAACGGCTCGACATCCCTGCAGGAACCGCGATCCGCTTTGAACCGGGAGACAGTCGCGACGTCAACCTGATTCCGTTCGCCGGTGCCCGTCGGGTGATCGGTTTCAACGGCCGCATCAACGGACCACTCGACGCCTGA
- a CDS encoding urease accessory protein UreD, whose product MQRLDPWQGHCRLKFIQQGESTIHQGGCSAPFKLLRAEVGTDGRREIPLLHTAGGLVGGDQLNISLDLEANSRSLITSVAAQKVYGSIGRSRLNPQGSWARQEVNCQLSSNSDLEWLPQELVVYANALYEQQLSVRLPEDASFLGAEIVRLGRTAAGETLQQGRWRSSLSIQRVSANQSEPQSWELVDRLELGDSSLQDLHGLHHQPVFGTLIWAAPIPLCAHILKDLVAAARDDREGLEGTMRCGGLQQGFIARYTGPSSRDARFWFSRIWRRTRLLRNLNEPKTPRVWPLQEQPLQAQPLQRSLFTANHALGPTATH is encoded by the coding sequence ATGCAACGCCTCGATCCCTGGCAGGGACACTGCCGTCTGAAGTTTATTCAGCAAGGTGAGAGCACCATTCACCAGGGCGGCTGCAGTGCTCCCTTCAAACTGCTGCGCGCAGAAGTCGGCACTGACGGCCGCCGTGAAATCCCACTTCTGCACACTGCTGGCGGACTGGTGGGCGGGGACCAGCTCAACATCAGCCTTGATCTCGAGGCCAACAGCCGCAGCCTGATCACCAGCGTCGCAGCTCAAAAGGTGTATGGCTCCATCGGTCGCAGCCGCCTGAATCCTCAGGGATCCTGGGCTCGACAAGAAGTGAATTGCCAACTCTCCAGCAACAGCGATTTGGAATGGCTTCCCCAGGAACTCGTGGTCTACGCCAACGCCCTCTATGAACAGCAACTCAGCGTGCGACTACCGGAGGATGCCTCGTTCCTAGGAGCCGAGATTGTTCGCCTGGGCCGAACAGCCGCTGGCGAAACACTGCAGCAAGGCCGCTGGCGGTCGTCGTTGAGCATCCAAAGGGTGAGCGCAAACCAATCGGAGCCGCAGTCCTGGGAACTGGTGGACAGGCTTGAACTGGGGGACTCAAGCCTCCAGGATCTCCACGGCCTGCATCACCAACCAGTGTTCGGAACTCTGATCTGGGCCGCTCCAATCCCGCTGTGTGCCCACATCCTCAAGGACTTGGTTGCTGCTGCGCGTGACGATCGCGAGGGGCTTGAAGGCACGATGCGATGCGGAGGTCTCCAGCAGGGATTCATCGCCCGCTATACAGGTCCATCCAGCAGAGATGCCCGTTTCTGGTTCAGCCGCATCTGGAGACGGACCCGTTTGTTGAGAAACCTGAACGAGCCAAAGACTCCACGGGTTTGGCCACTGCAGGAACAGCCCTTGCAAGCACAGCCTTTGCAACGATCACTGTTCACAGCGAACCATGCGCTCGGACCAACGGCGACACACTGA
- a CDS encoding urease accessory protein UreF has protein sequence MRSLALLQMVSPALPVGAFSYSEGLEVLIQSGALRDEHGIELWLAAELQRGGLRLEAAALPELAADLRHWQASADASARTRVIDLDGWLLATREAAELRAQQRQMGGSLLVLLADLGHPLPEALPLAWPAAWAWASVALQVAEREMVEGYLYGWVANQLSAAVRLVPLGPTRAQVLQQRLLPQIVDVAEQLSAVHPHELWNSGVGVSMAQLAHAELYSRLFRS, from the coding sequence ATGAGATCGCTCGCCTTGCTGCAGATGGTCAGTCCGGCGCTGCCCGTGGGTGCATTCAGTTATTCCGAGGGATTGGAGGTGTTGATTCAATCCGGTGCTCTCAGGGATGAACATGGGATTGAGCTGTGGCTTGCTGCAGAGCTTCAGCGGGGTGGCTTGCGCCTCGAAGCCGCAGCGCTCCCGGAGTTGGCAGCTGATCTGAGGCATTGGCAGGCCAGTGCTGATGCCAGTGCGCGAACCCGGGTGATTGATCTGGATGGCTGGCTGTTGGCGACGCGCGAAGCTGCAGAGCTGCGTGCCCAACAGCGTCAGATGGGTGGTTCGTTGCTTGTGCTGCTCGCAGACCTGGGTCACCCTCTTCCAGAAGCGCTTCCTCTGGCATGGCCTGCTGCATGGGCATGGGCCTCCGTTGCTCTGCAGGTCGCTGAGCGGGAAATGGTTGAGGGCTATCTCTACGGCTGGGTTGCCAATCAACTCAGTGCTGCTGTGCGTTTAGTGCCATTGGGGCCAACAAGAGCCCAGGTTCTGCAGCAACGCCTGCTCCCCCAGATCGTGGATGTGGCTGAACAGTTGTCTGCTGTTCACCCCCATGAGCTTTGGAACAGTGGTGTTGGCGTCTCGATGGCGCAGCTGGCCCATGCTGAGTTGTATTCCCGCTTGTTTCGAAGTTGA
- the ureG gene encoding urease accessory protein UreG, with the protein MASKLRLGVAGPVGSGKTALVEALCRELRDQLQLAVVTNDIYTQEDAQFLTQAGALEPERIRGVETGGCPHTAIREDCSINRSAVSELEAQFPDLDVVLVESGGDNLAASFSPELVDLCIYVIDVAAGDKIPRKGGPGITRSDLLVINKIDLAPFVGADLGVMERDAQRMRAGRPWCFTNLQSGEGLDSVVGFLIQQLPN; encoded by the coding sequence ATGGCTAGCAAGCTTCGTTTAGGTGTTGCCGGACCGGTGGGCTCGGGGAAGACCGCATTGGTTGAGGCTCTTTGCAGAGAGCTGCGCGATCAGTTGCAGCTGGCTGTTGTCACCAATGACATCTACACCCAGGAGGATGCTCAGTTTCTGACCCAGGCAGGGGCCTTGGAGCCAGAGCGGATCCGTGGAGTCGAAACTGGAGGATGTCCGCATACAGCGATTCGGGAGGATTGCTCGATCAATCGGTCTGCGGTGTCTGAGCTGGAAGCCCAGTTTCCCGACTTGGATGTGGTGTTGGTGGAAAGCGGTGGCGATAATTTGGCCGCCAGCTTCAGTCCTGAGCTGGTGGACTTGTGCATCTACGTGATCGATGTTGCTGCTGGTGACAAGATCCCGCGCAAGGGCGGCCCAGGCATCACCCGCTCAGACTTGCTTGTGATCAACAAGATCGATCTGGCACCTTTCGTTGGAGCCGACTTGGGGGTGATGGAGCGTGATGCCCAACGAATGCGTGCAGGCCGTCCCTGGTGCTTCACCAATCTCCAAAGCGGAGAAGGCCTGGATTCTGTTGTTGGATTTCTGATACAACAGCTACCAAATTAA
- the ureE gene encoding urease accessory protein UreE, with protein MVEPVIVLEHRQLAGGWTKAEAVGRLQLPLTADERTVLRGRRRTRCGRELLLQLPRDGALQPGDLLLDGLRSLQVEVIAAPERLLRVRAASPLELLQAAYHLGNRHVPLELHEQELLLLEDSVLAVMLTSRGLQVGTCERPFVPDGGAYGGVHSHPHGLAPA; from the coding sequence TTGGTTGAACCTGTGATCGTGCTGGAGCACCGCCAATTGGCCGGCGGATGGACCAAGGCCGAGGCGGTCGGTCGTTTGCAACTGCCGCTCACCGCAGACGAACGCACGGTTTTGCGTGGCCGCCGTCGCACCCGCTGCGGCAGGGAGTTGTTGCTGCAGCTGCCTCGTGATGGTGCTCTCCAGCCGGGAGATCTCCTTTTGGATGGATTGCGCAGTTTGCAGGTGGAAGTGATCGCAGCACCAGAACGGCTGTTGCGGGTTCGCGCGGCTTCGCCGCTTGAGCTCCTGCAGGCTGCTTATCACCTTGGAAACCGTCATGTTCCGCTTGAGCTGCATGAACAGGAGCTTCTGCTGCTTGAGGATTCGGTGTTGGCCGTGATGTTGACGAGTCGTGGACTTCAGGTGGGTACCTGTGAACGGCCATTTGTTCCCGATGGTGGTGCCTATGGCGGAGTTCATTCGCATCCTCATGGACTCGCTCCTGCATGA
- a CDS encoding urease subunit gamma produces MQLSPQEKDKLLIVTAALLAERRLKRGLHLNHPEAVAWLSFLILEGARDGKSVADLMQEGTTWLRRDQVMEGVSELVQEVQIEAVFPDGTKLVTLHDPIR; encoded by the coding sequence ATGCAACTCAGTCCCCAGGAAAAAGACAAACTCCTGATCGTGACCGCAGCACTGCTGGCCGAACGACGCCTCAAGCGCGGCCTTCATCTCAATCATCCTGAAGCCGTGGCCTGGCTCAGTTTTCTGATCCTCGAGGGTGCCCGTGACGGTAAAAGTGTTGCCGATCTGATGCAGGAAGGGACCACCTGGTTGCGCCGCGATCAGGTGATGGAAGGGGTCTCCGAACTGGTGCAAGAGGTGCAGATCGAGGCTGTCTTCCCCGATGGCACCAAGCTCGTGACGCTCCACGACCCGATCCGCTGA